The sequence CCGGTGATAAATAATTGATTATTTTTTATTTTTCCGTAGTCACCAGTCCGAAAAAATAGTTTTCCTTTTTCAGAAGCCAACTCTTTTAAATGACTCTTGTTGCTACTACCCCAGTAACCGTCAAACAAAGATTCTCCAGAAATACAGATCTCACCAATATCACCGTCTTTCAATGGAATATCTTGATCCGGATCCACAATTTTGACATTCCACCCATCACATATAGGCCCTGAAGAATGTATTTTAATTGGAGTGTCTGAGCCTTGTTGCACCGCACTTGATATATCAATACTATCTAAATGTGATCCGCTGACCAGTAATGTCGCCTCCGCCATGCCGTAACAGGGCAAAAATGACTTTTTATCAAAACCATTCTTAAAAAACTTATCGCTAAAAGACTGAATCGTCGACGGCCTCACGACTTCGGCACCATTAAAGGCGGTCTTCCAGCTCTCTAGTTCTAATTGCTCTTGCTCTTTTTCTGTTATTTTTTCAACACACAAATCATAGGCAAAGTTTGGCCCACCACTGGTGTTTGCCTTGTATCGGGTTATACTCTGCAGCCAAAGCAATGGCTTTTGCATGAAGATATTTGGCGACATCATATAACTGACACCGCCAACATAAAGCATCGACAACAAATTACCCACAAGCCCCATATCATGGAACATAGGCAACCAGCCAACCAGTTTGGAATCGGAAGATAAACGAAATGTTTTTTGGATGATCTCTAAGTTACTTAAAAGAGCGCCGTGACTTATCACGACACCTTTTGGGTCGCCTGTAGTTCCTGACGAAAATTGAATAAAGGCTGCATCTTCCAAGCACATTCGATTCGCAAAGTCACCATTTGAAACACTTAATAATTGCCTTACTGTTCGAACCTCAAAGTTATTAGCTTTAGTATAATTTCTTACCTCTGAAACCAACGTTTTGTGTTGCTCACCGACTATCACCAGTTCAGCCGATACGCTTTCTAATATACATTGCAGCCTTCGAAAGGATTCACTATTGATTCTTCGAGGCGGCGCCGTAGGTACTGCTATAGCGCCACAATAAAGACACGCCAAAAATGCAACGACGAACTCGCCAGTGGTTTCGCCGATAATCACCACGGCTTTTTGCCTAAGGTTTCTTTTTCTGTATTCGAAGGCGAGCATTCTCGCCTCAAGGTCAATGCGACTATATGACAGTGAGCTACATGTGCCACCCGAGTCATCCAAGAAATGTAACATAGGCACGTCATCATGTTTGACAGCATGCCTTTCTACAATACCTGGAATGAACTCATCTGAATCTACTAAATTCATTTTGGATACCGAACCTAACTATTCCTCAAGCTGAGAGGCCTCATATCAGTCCAATGATTCTCAATATAATCCAAACATGCGTCTTTACTCATGGGCTCACCAACACTTACCCAACCACCAGGAATTTCTTTTTTTGAATTCCAGATCGAGTATTGCTCCTCATGATTAATTACCACATAGTACAAGTCATTTAGTTCAGACATATAAATTCTCCTACCGTCAAACCACTGCAGACCCCATGGAACCAGGAATATCTTGCGTAGCATTTGCTTATATTTTAATAAAACTCTACGAGTATCGACCCTCGGGCGAAACGCTTACTGATTCACACACCACCCCATGCCGGAAAAACTAAAGTTTTCAATTAGTCTTTATGACACCTCAGCACCACATGTTCTTTAGCCAAAGTTCAACAACACCTGAAATCGACCTACATATTCCTGAACATCACTAACAGATTATGGGCTTCCATTTACTATACCATTTGTAATTTTGCAGCAACTGTTTTACGCCCACATCTATCAATGTGCCTAACATAGATTTAATAGCCATTGGTTTTTGCCCTTTTTTTGGTATAACGTAACATCCAAGCAAACCCAACGACCCCAATAATCGTCCACACCAACAACATAGAATAGGAGTAAAAATAGTATTTGATATTAAGCTCACCAGACATCACCAAATGCCGAGCCTGAATAGAATCAGCTACAAAAGGTAAAAACAACCACCATTCAAAATCTGAATTAGTAAACTGCTGTTCGAAAGGAAATATAAGCAAGTAAAGAAGAGGTAGTTGCAATGCGGCAATGACCATTCCAGTGCGCTTCACTCTCACACCTAAACCGCCAATAAGTAAGCTCATACCAAGAGCCGTTAGGATCACAGAAAATATCGAAATACACACTTGCCAGGTAATTTGTGGTACAACACCAGTAACCATAATAAGCACGCTAAGAATGCACAATGAAATCACTATTTGAAGCAAACAATGAGCAAGCCCACGGATATAAAATAAAAATGCTGTTGAATAAACCGACTGTAAAACTTGCTCAAATGTGCCGGCTTTCGCATCCTCTTCTATCGATTGAGGAACAGAAGAAATGGTAGGAAGCGCGATTGTCCAAAAAAAGTAATTAATTAACATTAACTCTACACGCTTAACTTCGATTACTTGCGAGTGAAACATTCCACCACCCATTAACAACAAGTAAAACAACGATACCGACATGACAACCTGGATAACAAAATTGGTTGGATACCTTATGGCCATGAAAAATGACCTATAAAATTCGATAAATATGAGATCCACTTTACTTCTCTAACCTCGCGTTAAGAAGGAGCTCCTCTAGATCATTAGCGAGCGATTTAATATTGATAATATTAACTGGCTTAATGGCATCTAAGAATTGGTACAAATGTTCTTTCGATACTAAAAAGTTAGTATGGTTTTCCTGTATAACCTTTCCACCGAAGTTTTCAAGTTGCTTCGCCTCGTCGCTGCCTAATTCATCCGCAAGAATAACCCTATATCCTGAATTATCTATCCAAGTATTTAATTCATGCATTTTCCCGCGCTTCACGAGCTTTCCATTCTGAATTACACCAAATGAATTGGAGGTACGACCGACAAATTCTAAGTCGTGTGACGTCAACAAGATTGAAATACCCATATTTTTCGCAATATCACTGATAAACCTAGAAAAAAAGTCTTTCGTAGGAACATCTAAGCCTAGCGTGGGTTCATCTAATATCAGAACTTTTGGTTCATGCATCAACGCAACTTTTATCGCTAACTTTTGTTGCATTCCCCGAGACATATTCTGTACCAATAAATCCTTATATTGATCAAACTGAAACTCCTCCATAAGTGCGGTACCTTTTTTTCTGGCCGCCGCAATACTCATTCCTTTCAACACACCGAAGTACACCAAATTTTCTAATGCTGTAAGCTGCCAGTACAAATTTCTGTTACCCTCAAGAATTGTACCGATTAATTTCTGTGTTTTGCTATTAGTCGGATCTAAACCAAATATTCTAACTGTACCTGAATCGGGGATTGTCAGTCCGGAAATCATTTTTATCGTAGTTGTTTTACCCGCACCATTAACGCCAAGCAATCCAAAAATCTCGCCAGGACAAATATCAAAGCTGACCTCATCAACTACAAGATGTGACTTACCCTTGTAGATGTACTTTTTCGACACATCGGAGATTGATACTCTATCCAAAATACTCTATACCTTTATTTTTCAAACCAATGAAAAAAATAAAATCCCACACACTAACCGCCTACTATATCTTTTGATAAACATTTCTAATATGACGAGTACTAATAGCTAACATTGCGATGACATTTTCTATTATCGATAGCGTCAACAACACAGTGATACCCAACAAATGGTTGTTGGCAAAGATTACATACAACGCTACGGCAACCGCTATATTTGTACTTAACCAAAGAAGCACATAATACCTTCTAAACTTTTTATACTGACTTTGCATACTGCTCTTATAATCCGGAGAATCGAGCCCTTTCGTACCCCAACTATTATCATGTATGTTTGTTACGGCATACGCCCAAAGAATGAGCGAAACCACTGGATTAATTAGCGAATATTGAATACTGGATTTAGCAAATGGAATTACGACATTGGATGACTGCCTATTCTTAATACAACTAAGAGCGATAGTACCAATAAATATTGCCATAACAATCAGGATAAGACGTAACAAATCAGGATTCATCCAAACAGCAGCCATCCCAATAACAAAGGTGACCAACACCTGAACAACGACAGAAAAGTAGACAATTTTTTGGGATAAATCACTTTTAACATCATTCGCAAAAATCGCTATTTGAAACATCAAAGGGATAACGACTAAAGCAATGGCAGAAAACGTTGCAATATTTGAGTACTGATCAACGCTACCGCGGTTAAAAGCTAGCCCTGTAAGTGCAACAATTGAATACAAAAATATTCCTAACAGCAACCATTCAAAAACACCCCAAAATGTATGCAAAGTAGAAGACATGGCTCTGTCAAGCTTCTGGGAAATGCTATTTTCACCTTTAACATAACGTTTTAAACCAGACGCAAAACTTATTTTTGAAAATAATGCTCCACTATTCCAACGCTTCCGCTGTTTAAGAAGTTCACTCCAACTATTACAGGAATCCGTAACCGCGATGGCAGATTCAACATGCCGAATCTTCCAGCCAAATTTAGGCCGGTTTACTATTTCTTTGCAAAGTATTCGGTCTTCCGTTTGATAAATTGCGGACTCGAAAGGGTCTAGAGGCTGCAAGCCCTTTAAATAGACATCTAAGGGCTGCGGGCCGATCTGAGGAGGTAATTTGGGGTCGCTTGCAAGCGCAGCCCAACGAATTGCGCTGAATTGGCCTGGCACGACACTGATATAACCACTTGCCGACTCTCCCCAAATCCCAGCAAGGGATTTTTTTGCAAAATCATTGAACTGCCAGATAGATAATAAATTGAAATAGTTTTTAGGCGGATGCGTATACAAGCTTGTGGAAGCCGCTCCCATGTTCTCCTGCCTCTGAAACGCATACCAAACATTGTACACAGCCTCTTTTGCAGGGCATGTACCAGCATCAATTTGAAAACAATAACTCGGAGCAATATAATCACATATTTTTTGATAAAATAATTTATGAGAATCAAGTTTTCCCGCATTTTTACTTTTAATACAAACTAAAAATTGCACAGAAATATCGCCACATTTAGTTTGCAACTTGTCCTGGCAATCCCCACTACATTTGACACTAAATTTATAAAGATCCAACCATGTACTTGCGACTGGTATCTCGTTAACCGCATTTAGCCGATGCAACCCTTTATGAGCGTTATAGAAATAAATATCATCTTTATCTAGTACTGGAAGCGGGAATTCTATTCCTTGCGATTCAAAAAATATTTGAGCGCTACTGGACATTTCCTTAACACCGTCGACGATTATGCAAATGGTAATGTTTTCTGAATACTCCTCACCATTTTTTGCATAAAGATGGGCGATGCTATCTGATAGTGCGGCCAGTGTGGCTGCCAGAGCCCCTCCTGATTCATTGTATAAGGTTATGAGAAAGATTAGTCCACCTTGCTCACAGGAGATAGATTTCAAATCAAACTCATCATAAGTTCCCTTCTCTCCAAACCCACTAAAACCATGCGCCAGGCTATCGAAAGCCAATTCACTTACTGGAAAGCTAGCTATTTTTTCTTCTATACTTACGTCCACACCAGCAACGTCCCCTGTTTGCAAATATATTTTTTACATACTTTTGATTTTTAGAATATTAAGTATTTAAACTCTGCGCCTGTGCGTTAAAATTCAACACGTGTTGGGGGCTCAGACGATGCAATTTAACCAATGGAATGTAGCTCGCCACAATAACAACAACACTGATAGCAGCTAACACCCATCCTACGAGCGCCCAAAACAGGCCTGAATTCGTAGCAACCAGATTCTGAGTAATCGCAGGCAACATTAGCGTCATCAAAATAACACCAGGTACCACGCCAAAGGCAAGACGCTTTATATTTTCAGAAATAAATCTTCTCGTTACCCTAGCGTCATCAACTCCAACAGACTTCATCACTCCGATTTCAAGTGATTTTTGCATGATTGTTCGTTTGGTGACTCCGTAAATTCCAAGCGCCGACATTATCAGGGCAAGAAAGGCCGCCGGCAGAAAGTTATAGAGCATGTCCTTAAGATTTTTTCCGTTTTTAGCAAGATGTTTATCAAGACTGTTAATTTCAGAGAGAGCCACACTATTATCCACTTTTGAAGCAGCCAGCCTTAGCGCTTGACTGATTCGTTTTGCACTCAAATCAGATTTAATCACCACTTTCATTTCCCACCAGCCATGCAATACTTGAGTCATCGGTCTATATATGACGGAAAATTTAGACGGGTCAAACACTATTGGTGACCCATAAATAACTTCTGGTGCAATACCTACTACGGTAATAAGTGGACCGTTTTTCTCGGGATTCAATTGAAATTGCTTCCCTACAATATCAGTATCACCAGGCCAAAGTTTATCAGCCATATTTTTATTGATAATGGCAACATTTGCTGTGGCACTAGTATCGCTGTCATTAAACATACGACCATTAAACAACTTTACACCGAGTTGCGATAAATAATTGTCACTTACAATTATTTCGATAGCTTTTGGGTTTGAACCACTATCGAGAATCTTCTTATCTACAGACTGGTAGCTACTGGAGTAACCGAAATAGCCTGGCAAACCTCCTGAGTAAGCAACTTGTTGAACTCCATTAATTGCCTCTATCCGTTGAGACAATTGTTCGTAGTAAGCTAGACGTTGTTCGGCTTCGCTGTAGCTACCGGAGGGAAGTTTTACTGAAGTGACGATGTAACCGTCCGTATCAACGCCGTAATCTGCGTTTAAAACATAGTTTAATGCTTGAAAGCTAAGCCCGGTAAAAACCATTAATACGAAAGCACAGAGAATTTGTGATGAGGTAAATATTTTCATCAACGGACCTGAACTTTTGCTATTACCTCCTTTTGAGCCACCCGCAATTGCGCTATTAGACGGTGACTTCACCGCATGAGTAACCGGAAAAATCCCTGCGATTAGCCAAATCAAAATTAAAGCTACAATACCGGACAGAAACATTCCGGGTTCGCCTTGTGTCTTCCACCAAAATGGCCCTGTGTTTATTTCACTAGCTAAGTACGTAATGGCGTATTTGCTTATGATAAAGCCGAACATGCCAGCAATCCCACACAACACAAAGGTTTCCAAGAGGGGTGGTATTACCAGTGCTTTTAGCGGAACACCAAATGCAGACTTAATCATACTGTCTTTTGATCTTTCTAAAGCCCTTACCACCAGCAAATTACTCACGCTAAAACATCCCATGGCTAAAATTGCAAACGCAACTATTGACATAATTACTGTGGGAACTCGCATAGCGTTAGAATAGGCCTTGGTATAACGATGCGTTGCTAGTGACTTACCGCCGTAAACCAATGGGTATTCAGATTGAAGCTCCTGACTAAGGGAGTTAAATTCATCCCTTGCCTGCTCTAACGAAACTCCAGGCTTTAACTTCCCTACGAACGTCAGCCAACCGGCATTTTGCGGTGCTTCGGTTATTGGAGGCTCGTAAGCAATCCAGAGGTTCTGATTCAACGGGAATTCGTATTCTTTTGGCATTACACCTACGATACGAGTAGCTACACCGTCGATATTTACAAGTGTACCGAGCACCCTATCGTCAGAACTAAAAAAACGTTGCCAAAGATTAAAACCAATTACCGCAACTGGTTCAGCCCCAAACTGTACGTCGTCTTGCGTAAATAATCTACCGTGTAAAGGCTCTATGCCAGTTAAACTAAACACCTCTTCACCAACACCCACGCCATTGATAATGGTAGAAAATTTCTCATTATGCATGGTAACGCTTCTAGCCTCCCATACACCAAAATTTTCTAGTACGGCCTGCCTTCTCTTTATATAGTGATATTCAAAATATGATATTCCACCATTTACACGTTCGTTTGCACCATCCACCCGAGATACTTGTATAAATTTGTCTGCATTGACAAATGGCAGAGGCTTATAAGCAATCGAATATACTTGTGCGTAGAGAAACAACGAAACAGACAAACATAGTGCTAAGGTAATTATAATTAGGATTGAATACTCTTTATCCGCTACCAATCTATTTAGAGAGTGTTTAATATCAAAAGCACTTATCATCTATTATTTTCCTGTCTTCGCGTATTCTACACTCGCAATATCAACGGCCGTATTTAGAGCAACCTATACCTAGTCCATAACTACATGATTCTCGTTAAAAGGATTCGCCACAGTATCAACCGTGCTTGAGTGTTGCAGCGAACCGTCTAGCATGGCGTATCGGTGGGTAGCATCTACAAGATGCCTGTCGTCATGGCTTACAACGCACACCGTAACTCCCGCACTGTGCTGTTGTTTCAATAAAGTCATGATTGTTGAAGCATTTCGTGAGTCTAAGTTTCCAGTAGGCTCATCAGCAAAAATAATTTTAGGCGCCCCAATAATTGCCCTGGCGATAGCGACTCTTTGCTGTTGTCCACCTGAAAGTTGCGAGGGATGATGCTTTATGCGATGCAGCATATCCACTTCTTCCAGAGCCTTTTCTACTCGTTTTTTTATTTCTCTCTTGGTAAATTCTTTTCGGTAGCGAATGGGTAATGCGACGTTATCGAAAACTGTATAGTCGTCTATTAGGTTAAAGGCTTGAAATACGAACCCCAATTCTCGGTTTCGAATTTCAGCTAACTTAGAACGCCCATGTGATGTTATATCCTGACCCGCCAGACTATATCTCCCAGAACTTGACTCCTCTAGCAGCCCCATGATTGACAGCAAGGTTGACTTTCCTCCACCAGAAGGACCCGTTATAAGCAAATATTCACCGCTATTAACTTTCATACTTACATTATTCACCGCCAACGTCTCGACGTCTTCTGTTCGGTATATTTTATGTATGTTTTCCAGCTCTATCAGTGGTGTCGCCATCATCAACCCCAATATTAGATCATTTTATTCTATAATTATTTTTTCAGCGCCGCGGGCATCATCTAGATCAGTCAGTATGATCTCTTGACCTTCTTCCAAACCCGCTTTTATTTGAACATACCGATTAGATATCTCGCCGAACTGAACTTCCTTCAAGTATGCGGTCTTTTTTGATTCGCCAAAAACATATATTTTTGTTGAGCTGTTTTCAACCAGGCTAGACATTTTCTCAACAAAAAGTGTTTCTTCGATGTTAAACACCTTAATTTCGCCACTTACATACATATTCGTTTTTAAGAATGGCGCTTCTTGCTCTAATGCAATATCAACACTCAAACTTGCCCCTACAACATTAGGATCTATACGAATAACCTTTCCCTGGATTTTTCGACCACTGGATTCTATCACTGCGTTTTGATTGACCTCTAATTGATCACTTTTTAGCGCAGGCACCTTAAGGCGAACAAAAATATCGTTTGAACTAACAATTTTCCCCAAGACCTGACCAAGATTTAGACGCTGACCGGGCTTTATTTCTACCTCTTGAATAACACCCTCTTTCTTTGCCTTTAGTGATAAGGAGTCAACTTTTTGCCGGATGTTTTCTAACCGTTTTTCTGCGACCGTAACGTTTACCCGATACTGTTCTAGTTGGGCATCACGTTTTTGTTTAAAATTTTCCACTTGTTGGACAGCGAGATTCCATTGCTTCCTAAATTGTTCAGCCCGTATTTTTGCTTGAGAATAATCCAGCGCAGAAATTGGCGGCACTTCCAAATTCATAAGTTTTCTCAACGCTTGATATTTTTCATCAACTATGCGGTACTCAGACTCCAACCTTACTTCTTCGAATTCTAAATTAGTAAGCTGCTCATCCAATTCAAAGCTTCTCGATGCTAAAGTCGCATTACTCTCAGCGAGCTCCAAGGACTGCGCAGAAAGTTCAACCTTCAGCTCCTCATTTGTCAGGGTAAATAAAAGTTGCCCCGGAGTAACGTAGTCACCTGATTTAACATGTACCTCCACCACATCACCCACAGTTCTAGGTATTACTAGATCTATATCGTTAGGAACGACCGTTCCGTTACCAAGTACCTGTACAGTAAACGCCCCCCTTTTCACAACCCCCGTTCTGATATCATCTGAAGCAACACGCAAATTTCCAATATCGCTAAAACTATATCCGAACAAAATCACTAAAAGAAGAACAGTACCCAGGACTACCCACTTGTATTTTATAACCCAACTCTGCTTCCGCTCTATCCGCTTATCCAAAACATCTTTCCAAAATCTAAATTAAAGATTAATTAATACCAATCTAATGTTCCATGAACATGTATTGACTTGATATTTAGATAATTTGAAAACATTGACAAAAATTCAGACCTGTCTAGATGTTTGAATCTTGCATCTGGAATCATTTGGCCAATCTTTAAAAATCCGATACCTAACTTAGGATCACGCGGATCCATACCATGGTCTTTTAACCAATGTTCCAGCTTAATTTTGTAATCCATCCCAAACCACTGCTTATTCGACATACCAAAATAAATATCAAAATCGGCGGAAATGAACTCCAACGGCCGAATATTATCTATACCTACAGCACTATCTTGATCATAATATACATCTAGCACTTGCTTACCAACATCACAATAATGCAAATAAACACCACCAAAATCAGAATGGGGGCTAAAATAATTAAAATCTTCGGGGCGCAACGGTATACGCCTCTTCGGCCCTTTAAATGTAATATCGAGTTTGGAGAAAGATGTAGCACCTTCGTCGCTAGTGGAACGCAGTCTTGCCTCAAATTCGTGAATGTATAGATTAAAGTTTTCAAGCGCATTCTTCACTGATTCAGGCCCATTAACAAACAACCACCCGGGGTTTAATCTTGGCCCGCGATGAAGTTCAAAATATTTATGAAGCTCATTTAGGTCATCTTGCGTACAACTCTCGCTCGCGCTTATTGGAATAGCATCCTTGGCAAATGCGTTTACAGTGCCAATACAATTATTAATTAAATCCGTGAGCTCCTTCTTTGATTTTTCAGCCCCAGGGAAACCTACAAATCGGCCTAAAACTTTTGAACAATTCAATTGGTGCTCTTCCAGAGCAACTTTGGCATCCAGCGCCTCTTTCAATAAATCCAACCATTTTTCAGCAGGAGAAAAGTCAAAAGTGTTAAAAAATAGGGGGATATCTTCTACCAATCCGCTTTGATCAGAAACATTGTGTGCATTAGTAAAAACCACTTCAACAACGGCCATTCTAGCTCCTCATCCTTTGTAAACCCACCCAACAACATAACCAGTTTAAGTACCCCTTAATTCGGTCAAAACTCTTTGCACCTCGAACATTTGAGCCGAAATATATCGTTCGGGCCTTATGGGTATAAACGGCTATTGTTTTAATTTTTGGATGACATATCAAAAACCCATCAACATCTTCAACCTTACAATCACTCATCATTTCAACAATATTATTTACACTACTATTTCTGACAAGCATACAATGGGCGCCCCAGTAAGCTGGGTAACACTGAAAATTCGGGTTGTAAATACCTTCTTTTATTTTATCTTTTGCAAGCGGTCCATCGCCATTTGGATCTATAAACGCTATATCAAAATGCTCTCTATAATTTCTTAATGTATTTTTGATAGCCGCGATAAAATCGTTCCTAAAAATAAGATCATCCTCTATTACAAGGGTGAAACCGGATTTATCTTTAATACTTTTCAATGCATTATTATGGGCAATCCAACAGCCAACAATACCCGCCCTTGCACTTTCGCCTAAATCTTCAACATACTCCCTTACACCTCTTTCCGTTGTACGCTGATGTTCGATAGAGTTAGCTTGATAGTTAACTCCCTTTACCCATGTTTGTTTTAACGGTATCCGCATCAACAACAATCTCAGCAAAGCCCGTCTCCCAATATTATTAGGCATGCTGATATATCGAATAGATTTAACATCTATAGTGCTATAGTTTTCAGCGCTCATAGATTTTTTGTATGAATAAATTAGTTTTCATTATTATGACAATCCCTATCCCACATACTTCTTAATGAACACAAGATATTTCTACTCGCCTGCAATCATCTCGGAACATAATTCATAAAAACTATTTAGCTCTGGAAAAGTCTCTCTAAAGGATGTCCCGCGCCGTCGATCATGCTCGTTTACAAAGCGGATAAAGTCCTTGCGCGAATCAGCAAGATCAATATTTTCATCCCCTTGAGGTGAACTCTTGATAAACTCTATTAGTCTCTTGAGTTTGTTTATTTCAAAATCGTAAAAACCTGCCTGCGATCCCTTCGCAATCGAGTTTTGTTGCATGTAATCCAAACTTGCATCAAAAGCGTCGTGGTATTCTTGGGAAAGAATGGAAAGATTCAAATGATGTGGGTGTCGTAGAATAGCGATATCTATCGAGATTGGGATCCATCGATTTTCATTTAGAAACCTGTTTTTAAGAGAATAAATATACTCCAACAGGCGTTTGTAACGAGTAATGGAAAATACATTTGTAGTGCTCATAACAACCACTGTGGCTGACGGAATCTCCCGCAAAATATGTTCTATATTTTTTTGCCAAAGAGAGAAATCCAATCCAAAGCGGCTATATTCAGCGGTTTCTTCCCACCCATCAACACTTGTATAAATAGTCAAACTCTTGACTTTTTTCTCTTCCAGCAAGGTTTTTGCGTTCTGTACGAATTTATCAAAAAGTTCAAATGGAATACTACCATTTGTATTCATACCCAACTCAAGAGAGGGTTGAGGATTGAGCTTCAGTTGATCCAG comes from Teredinibacter turnerae and encodes:
- a CDS encoding ABC transporter ATP-binding protein yields the protein MATPLIELENIHKIYRTEDVETLAVNNVSMKVNSGEYLLITGPSGGGKSTLLSIMGLLEESSSGRYSLAGQDITSHGRSKLAEIRNRELGFVFQAFNLIDDYTVFDNVALPIRYRKEFTKREIKKRVEKALEEVDMLHRIKHHPSQLSGGQQQRVAIARAIIGAPKIIFADEPTGNLDSRNASTIMTLLKQQHSAGVTVCVVSHDDRHLVDATHRYAMLDGSLQHSSTVDTVANPFNENHVVMD
- a CDS encoding AMP-binding protein; the protein is MNLVDSDEFIPGIVERHAVKHDDVPMLHFLDDSGGTCSSLSYSRIDLEARMLAFEYRKRNLRQKAVVIIGETTGEFVVAFLACLYCGAIAVPTAPPRRINSESFRRLQCILESVSAELVIVGEQHKTLVSEVRNYTKANNFEVRTVRQLLSVSNGDFANRMCLEDAAFIQFSSGTTGDPKGVVISHGALLSNLEIIQKTFRLSSDSKLVGWLPMFHDMGLVGNLLSMLYVGGVSYMMSPNIFMQKPLLWLQSITRYKANTSGGPNFAYDLCVEKITEKEQEQLELESWKTAFNGAEVVRPSTIQSFSDKFFKNGFDKKSFLPCYGMAEATLLVSGSHLDSIDISSAVQQGSDTPIKIHSSGPICDGWNVKIVDPDQDIPLKDGDIGEICISGESLFDGYWGSSNKSHLKELASEKGKLFFRTGDYGKIKNNQLFITGRKKEMIIIRGRNIFPHDIEGAVCELHSAFVKNGAAVVSVGSQCENLAIVQEIERVEIKRLDFRDIENRIYSFVSSYFSISPAFIGLVVKGKLPRTTSGKIKRIHLAKLLEDGSFSVLNKYSSRDLKQKASIGSGVVLPRDRKSLTKYIIDKMHEELRLPGGTLSVDTPLFQVGIDSSVAAGLTASFGKELGVSLEPTLLLEVETIEDLILRLMGEMDIKIGA
- a CDS encoding ABC transporter permease; its protein translation is MISAFDIKHSLNRLVADKEYSILIIITLALCLSVSLFLYAQVYSIAYKPLPFVNADKFIQVSRVDGANERVNGGISYFEYHYIKRRQAVLENFGVWEARSVTMHNEKFSTIINGVGVGEEVFSLTGIEPLHGRLFTQDDVQFGAEPVAVIGFNLWQRFFSSDDRVLGTLVNIDGVATRIVGVMPKEYEFPLNQNLWIAYEPPITEAPQNAGWLTFVGKLKPGVSLEQARDEFNSLSQELQSEYPLVYGGKSLATHRYTKAYSNAMRVPTVIMSIVAFAILAMGCFSVSNLLVVRALERSKDSMIKSAFGVPLKALVIPPLLETFVLCGIAGMFGFIISKYAITYLASEINTGPFWWKTQGEPGMFLSGIVALILIWLIAGIFPVTHAVKSPSNSAIAGGSKGGNSKSSGPLMKIFTSSQILCAFVLMVFTGLSFQALNYVLNADYGVDTDGYIVTSVKLPSGSYSEAEQRLAYYEQLSQRIEAINGVQQVAYSGGLPGYFGYSSSYQSVDKKILDSGSNPKAIEIIVSDNYLSQLGVKLFNGRMFNDSDTSATANVAIINKNMADKLWPGDTDIVGKQFQLNPEKNGPLITVVGIAPEVIYGSPIVFDPSKFSVIYRPMTQVLHGWWEMKVVIKSDLSAKRISQALRLAASKVDNSVALSEINSLDKHLAKNGKNLKDMLYNFLPAAFLALIMSALGIYGVTKRTIMQKSLEIGVMKSVGVDDARVTRRFISENIKRLAFGVVPGVILMTLMLPAITQNLVATNSGLFWALVGWVLAAISVVVIVASYIPLVKLHRLSPQHVLNFNAQAQSLNT
- a CDS encoding glycosyltransferase family 2 protein, encoding MDVSIEEKIASFPVSELAFDSLAHGFSGFGEKGTYDEFDLKSISCEQGGLIFLITLYNESGGALAATLAALSDSIAHLYAKNGEEYSENITICIIVDGVKEMSSSAQIFFESQGIEFPLPVLDKDDIYFYNAHKGLHRLNAVNEIPVASTWLDLYKFSVKCSGDCQDKLQTKCGDISVQFLVCIKSKNAGKLDSHKLFYQKICDYIAPSYCFQIDAGTCPAKEAVYNVWYAFQRQENMGAASTSLYTHPPKNYFNLLSIWQFNDFAKKSLAGIWGESASGYISVVPGQFSAIRWAALASDPKLPPQIGPQPLDVYLKGLQPLDPFESAIYQTEDRILCKEIVNRPKFGWKIRHVESAIAVTDSCNSWSELLKQRKRWNSGALFSKISFASGLKRYVKGENSISQKLDRAMSSTLHTFWGVFEWLLLGIFLYSIVALTGLAFNRGSVDQYSNIATFSAIALVVIPLMFQIAIFANDVKSDLSQKIVYFSVVVQVLVTFVIGMAAVWMNPDLLRLILIVMAIFIGTIALSCIKNRQSSNVVIPFAKSSIQYSLINPVVSLILWAYAVTNIHDNSWGTKGLDSPDYKSSMQSQYKKFRRYYVLLWLSTNIAVAVALYVIFANNHLLGITVLLTLSIIENVIAMLAISTRHIRNVYQKI
- a CDS encoding ABC transporter permease: MAIRYPTNFVIQVVMSVSLFYLLLMGGGMFHSQVIEVKRVELMLINYFFWTIALPTISSVPQSIEEDAKAGTFEQVLQSVYSTAFLFYIRGLAHCLLQIVISLCILSVLIMVTGVVPQITWQVCISIFSVILTALGMSLLIGGLGVRVKRTGMVIAALQLPLLYLLIFPFEQQFTNSDFEWWLFLPFVADSIQARHLVMSGELNIKYYFYSYSMLLVWTIIGVVGFAWMLRYTKKRAKTNGY
- a CDS encoding MbtH family protein; amino-acid sequence: MSELNDLYYVVINHEEQYSIWNSKKEIPGGWVSVGEPMSKDACLDYIENHWTDMRPLSLRNS
- a CDS encoding ABC transporter ATP-binding protein — its product is MDRVSISDVSKKYIYKGKSHLVVDEVSFDICPGEIFGLLGVNGAGKTTTIKMISGLTIPDSGTVRIFGLDPTNSKTQKLIGTILEGNRNLYWQLTALENLVYFGVLKGMSIAAARKKGTALMEEFQFDQYKDLLVQNMSRGMQQKLAIKVALMHEPKVLILDEPTLGLDVPTKDFFSRFISDIAKNMGISILLTSHDLEFVGRTSNSFGVIQNGKLVKRGKMHELNTWIDNSGYRVILADELGSDEAKQLENFGGKVIQENHTNFLVSKEHLYQFLDAIKPVNIINIKSLANDLEELLLNARLEK